One window of Salegentibacter sp. Hel_I_6 genomic DNA carries:
- a CDS encoding TIGR03643 family protein — translation MSIAKKFELDERQQDRVIAMAWEDRTPFEAIEFQFGLAEKDVIKFMQEQMHPRNWRKWRARVQGRKTKHAKLRVNEISRFKSSAQRQITGNRISKKKY, via the coding sequence ATGAGCATTGCTAAAAAGTTTGAATTAGACGAGCGGCAGCAGGATCGGGTAATTGCTATGGCCTGGGAAGACCGTACGCCATTTGAAGCTATTGAATTTCAGTTTGGGCTGGCCGAAAAAGACGTGATAAAATTTATGCAGGAGCAAATGCACCCGCGTAACTGGAGAAAATGGCGCGCCCGGGTGCAGGGTAGGAAAACCAAACATGCCAAACTACGGGTTAACGAGATTTCGAGGTTTAAATCTTCGGCACAACGCCAAATTACCGGGAATCGGATTTCAAAAAAGAAATATTAA